Part of the Pieris brassicae chromosome 11, ilPieBrab1.1, whole genome shotgun sequence genome, cataattaagaaatgtaatattaaaaaaatgcagaATAGAAGtgtacaatatttatacacaCCAACGAATTGGTAACTTGGACATTCcttaaataaacctttgagATGAAAGTTTATTTTCGCACTGCTGGTTAACTAAGAGGTAATTACAATATGATATTGTTCCAGGAATACCAAAAGGGTAACTCCAACTTGGTTGTGGAGAACGCAGACATGAACAACATGGTGTACATGTTCAGATGTCGTGATTCGGCGCTTACTGTACGCGGCAAGGTGAATGGTGTGATCCTAGACTCTTGCACCAAGTGTGCGGTGGTCTTTGACAACCTCGTCTCCAGCATCGAGTTTGTCAACTGTCAATCTGTTCAGATGCAGGTATGTGGGATGACAACTTAACAGTTAAACACTAGACATCACTTTTTAAATGTCTCTGCcaaaaatgacaaaatattaaaagttagtTACGCTAAAAATTGTTAGAAAACTCTTTTATACGCGCAGCCACAGTATCAGAATCATAAATACCAGGAAATGAAGGAActgtgattatattattaggcaaaaatttaaactaacaaCAAACATAtgcataaaacataattttaatagttcaTTAGGTTTTTCTTTCAGCAAATCGTTGACTGAAATTGTTACGTTATTATAagcttttattttcttttaccaAATCGTTAACCGAAAATATTacgttatttaatgttaagcTAGAtggtcaaattaaataaatttgttattgttaattttttttaaagaaaatacaaaaaggtGAAATGTAGCAtaaaatttttagttataagaGACAACGTCGAACATTAGAAATCAAAACATGTGTTTACAAAgaagattaaattaaaagaaggTAATGCTcgtaaaagataattttacgGTTAGAGGTTTACCTTTCGCGAAATGAACAATATTACGAGTTCATTGAGCCAATTTTCTTAGCGTGGCTTATGTGGATCCGGAATGTAACTCAACCGGTAATTTGTACACGAAATTAGACagcaaaaacattaattaacttGCTTATTTGTAGAGCTTACTGTACATAGTAgcgtattatatattttttactaccCAACTTATACAACATGTAAATTTCCTTACTGCCTTCCTAAGTCAACCAACTggctaaatattattaaaagtatatatattaagtaagaGTATGAGTTGAGTAATCTCGACAGTGTACTTGCAAGCATTCCGCGGTTAGCAGTTGGCCCGCCTGGTCGTTTGCCTAAGTCTAATTAATAGAGTAACATTGCTGTATCTTAATAAACAGAAGACTACAAGAATTACAATGccatacaaaattttacatgAAATCATTTATGAGGCGTGCAGCTCTAAAATCTTTTTCTATACCTATTTGGTAACACGTCCCTAGATggatagttaattaataaaatattgttaatcgtaatgtttatttaaactaaaaatccTACATGGCAACAAGATCGCGACAATCCCCATCTTCGCTCGCCTCGCTTCTTATTTCCTCTATCGCCATTTGACTCAGCGTTTCCTCAGGAAGTGCCACTAAATAACCAGGGCCGGATAGTTTACAATCTGTCTTTATCTGTTGATATTTTTCATTCGAATCTTCTTGCTCGAAAGATTCCCTGGATACTGCTGTTTCATAATCCTGTGTGAAATAATTTGACAATGTAAGCTCGCTTAGTAGGTTTTTGACAAAGATATATtactgtaatttaaaaatacttacatcaTAATCACAACGACACATGCTTCGTTGATGTAAATAGGCATTGTGTGCCCAACTCAAACTATACTCGTCAGGCccattatcattattattactatttcgGAAATCACTATCAGAGTCTGAAAAGTCTCTATAATTCGCTTGAGAACCGTCGCCCATTGCCTCCTGAGGTGTCATAAAACATTGCTGGTTCATACTTAGTAGCGTCAACTTGCTGTTTATTACCATGTTTAAGGTTGTTTGCCAGTCCTCTAGAAGCTTTTTTACGTTGTCAATCTGCAAATAACACGCTTGTGACAATGACGACGCGAAAACTTAGAGAAGGATCAGaacttacatataaatatggaAATATCTTACCTTTTTCTTTAGGATTGCTATTCTATTAGCCCTTCGTAGTCGAGTCTGTTTAATGTAATGTTTAAGATATGCGACCTTATACACGTTGGTCACTTTTACAATCTTGATGTTACAGTCTTGCGTGCTTTCCGAATCACTTATTGTGGAGTATATGCTGTTCTCTTGAGTGGCTAGGTCGTCCAAGCTCTCGCCGGATTTTACCTTCTCACAACCTACAATCTGATCGCTCTCTAATCCTTTGAGCAACTTTAATAGCGATTCACaatctgtaaaaataaaaatctatcgGATGGatttgtaaatactgttttcttatattattacaatatgtGCCATATAACGgtgtaaaacaatattttttacaatataatcagTATCATTTTCAATTTGACATTTAGTAGTTAATTTATGTGATAACTAAACCAATGTTCTGAGTGATTTCTCACCTACTGCCGAACACTGTGCCGTAATCTCTGACTCGTACTCCATGATGTTACCAGTGTTGATAGTGTGTCGTATCTCATCATCGGACTGAATGAGGCTGCGCACTTGGGCACGCCCTTTTCGAAGTCGGGTGGTACTTTTATTTAACTCTTCTATTCTCTCTGCGTATTCAGTCTCTTGAATACTTATCTTTGTGTTGACTATTTGTATCTAGGAAAAACATTGTTGTTTTATAGAtaacgaaaataatatatatttatttaaccgtAATCTTAAAGTTTGcgatgaaatttattaaatttcaccTGAAGTTGAATGTCTTCAATTTCGTTTTGTTGCTGTCTTGATCTTTCTTGTGATTTtctgttaatttgttttatatacttatgCATAAAGATTCCTGTTGGAGCGAATTTGAAGAAGAAAATTGCCTGTAACCATTTCATTTCACTTATTAGCGAACTTAAAAGACCTGTACcagttaaaacaaaatttataatacgtTTGGAGACTAAAGTTGGTTActacgataaaataatataataaagtacgACAATGTTAAGTACTGTCGACATTGGCTTACCGTATTGAAAAGGGTTAGCCGAGTATACattgtgtaaataatacttataatatattggaAAAACAGGATTGcatatttattgataacgAGATCCCAGTAATAGTGAATTGATGCTGTATTCACTAATTCGTCTTTATTAGTGAAGAGCATTTCACTATCTCGATCCATTTGCAATTTCACCAGTTAGTAAATAAtcattagaaataaatataatattattgtatcaaAAATATACGGACTAAAATGACAGATGTCTTCTGTTTGGCAAGTTCTAGTTTTAAAATCTGAAAAGAGTTTATAGATGTATTAGATGTTAgggaaaataattgttaagtatTATTCTACAGTTCTATATTTTAACTGGCGGCACTTTCAGTGATTTTTATGTGAGTCGAGACTTTGTGCTAAATCTCTGACTCTTCTAGAACGTCATTgaaacttaaatctagttttaaGAACTGTCAAAGTTTTTGTATGACTTTGGCATATTGTGACTTGAGATACGAATAAGATTATGCTATGAAGATCTTGAGTTGCCGGCATCTGTCAATCAAACAAAAAGTCCtaaagaatgtttttttaaagaaactcattttaaattgagggctttgaatttatttagtgataaattctctaatttcgcttgagAGTTTGTTGTTAAAACCATTgcattacaaaattaacataaagtattttaatttaataagtactATTCTAAGGTGAAATAATTGGATTCTCTCACGCTTTTATAGACTACAGAATcgtaataaagtataaaaaaacttttgaatGTGGCAaatccttaaaaaatattattccaaCTTTACCTAAATGGCTTCAGATTGCATTTTTAGTAGGTTTCTGTCATCGATATTTTGGTTCAAGAAATGCCGGTCTTTTGATTTCACCAGTAAGTACTAATTGCAggcatagaaagaaaatttcaTTGTGGATCTAAACGCTCGACCTCAGCAcgcactaggccaacactgctcggcAAAACCCCTAACCCTCTTATTGTATATTCATGAATCcttatgtttatatgtttAGGTACTAGGAAAGGTGCCGACCATATCGATTGATAAGACGGACGGCTGCCAGATTTACCTCTCAAAAGACTCCCTCGATGTGGAAATTGTCAGCTCTAAGTCTTCGGAGATGAATGTGCTCGTGCCACAGGCGAATGGTGACTTTGTAAGTTTTCCAtcagttatatattattcagtATAATCAACGAGTTCATTCAGTGCGTCCCTTGTTAAAACAACCTTGTTACTTTCAGACGGAGCACCCCATTCCAGAACAGTACAAGACGGTGCTGAATAAGCCCTCTGGCCTGACCACGACGCCCGTCGAAAACAAGGGTTAAGTACATCGACGTTTGTGGTATTTTTGAACTTGGAACATATCCTGACATTACTTTGTAGTAAGACTGGCTTTTGCCTTTGTTAAAGATTCCAATAAACAAATTGTCTCCaagaattattataacatacgAGTTCCAAGTTTGAAAATACGTTTCCTATAGCGGTGTCGGCTTCCCGGGACAGGTATTTCTAATATACTAACAAGGTCGGGACGAGGCTAATTTAGtcatttttatgcatattttgCACTATAGTTGCTAGTTCACTCGACGTCCCGAACTCAATGCACAAACTTTACTTTAAGTATAACATATAGTCCGGGAACCGAACTGTATTTCTTGCTCATTTCGACTCGTAAGATAAATGAATACGTAGATAACTTCAATATTTACTGGCCTTTGTGTAATGTTCCTTATATTGGTGTTTTATTTTGACGTTGGACAGCCCATAGTTTGATTACAGCGTTGTAACGCGTAGTCTTAGATTTAGATACGCAGTTATACCAATAGAGATACAAATAGTACTTCGGTACCAGCGCCAGTATTCTGTCAAATTTTCATATCActgcgtttatttatttattaatagccGCGCCAACACATAACGTAAAACAGCAAAGagaaagtaatatattttgcaaCCAATGTGTCCTCAATAGTAGACCTGCGTCGCGATTGATGGATAAAATTTCAGCCTATCTATCTATCTGGTCATCGTTACAGCTCcgcaaatttataataatatatcgaGTTTAAAAATACGTTCATGTATATCTCTATTGGTATCTTTATGCTTAGATGTAAGGAGTGTGAATGTTTCCATAACATTAGGGTTCCTGTCAACTCGTCGCTTCATAGTGATTAACCCCGACACGATTGAACCGAAGGGCTTTTCTAAAACTGTATTtactatttgtaatttatatctcGTGACAGTTTctcagtaaatattttaatctaggACCTTGTGTACTTGAAATAAGTGATTTGTATTGTGTTAAAGTATtacatatgaaaattaatatttaataattttgtgtttaataatgtaacaattattctaacggactgtaattatttattatgccatcattattttgaaacataatttatttgtcgagagattaaaatactttttaagaaatgtgtgttttattttattatgatttttaatgagtttagcaattaaaaacaaatcttttCTCTTCATGTTCTATGTAGATATCAATCTCAgaggaaataaaaaacttttaaagtttGTAGATTTATTCATGGTTCACATCGTCCATTTGAAggaataaaaaagaattcaaACGGAAAAGGTTATCCATGCTCAATAAATAGTTACATAAAGCGATAGTTATCGGGCGCATCTATATGTACAGAGCCCTAAATGAAACATCTTATTCTACCTATAAAATATCAGTcgaaagtaattataattactagcTCAATCTGGATTTAGAGTTCGATTCTTGTCTGCACTGAGATTCGTCACTTCCGTCAGAACATTCTAAAAAGCCATTGCACTCGCTCGACGCCGGCAAGCATTCGCCTAAAGGACACCGGAAGCCCCTACATGTATCAAATGGTTTGACAACAGCCCGCTTGTTCTCCGCCGTCTCGAGGTCAGCGTAGAACTCTTCGCTGGAGTCTGTTTCGTTGATCGGGAATTCCGTCTCATTATGTGGCGTGTATGTTTCTATGACGCTGTCGATCCATTCTATGTAGTTCGACACTTTAGTGTAAACTCCGGGGCGATTGGCTCGTGCACACCCGTAACCATTACTTGTGACACCGTAGATGTACCATCTGTCCGATTcctgaaatatttgtaaccaTTGTAATTCACTGAATTGATAGGTTTTTCTGGTAAATCTTTTACTCATAATTAGTTCCGAAACTCAATGCAATCAACAGACCTATATTACAACGAACAGACACGCGAGTGTAAAATTTGACTTTACTTTGTCTAGCCAACCACTTACTCGTACTTACAGAGTACGAAAAGTAAAAGTATGAAACTGTTTAACTATTTACTAAAAACTAAACTCAAGAACCTGAACACATTTCGACATAAAGACCAAATACTACTTAAAGCAGAGTATAGACATTAATTCTAAGAGGGTTCATAATAAATGAGTCTAATTGCATCGTTTAACTAAAGTACCTACTTATGTATCTCGTTTTAtgacagcgtaaacacaattttgtcGACACAAGAGACTAGAGCTTTAGTATTTTTGAGCATTTAATCTCACAGgtattctaaataattatgtttcacCTGGCACATGAGCGGTCCTCCCGAATCGCCAAGGCATGCGTCTCTTCCGCCTCGTTCATAACCAGCGCAGAACATGTCTTCAGTGACACGGTAGAGAGGCAAAAGACGCGTTCGTCGACGGCATTCCGCCGTCGATATCACCGGCAATTCCACCTCTTGTAAGGTATCAgctatattttgataaattaaattattatttcattattaatcattgttttttattcccTGTCATGCTCATGTTTTGTGTTTGCTAGTGTAGTATTCTCTTTGTACACCTATGTGTATTTTTAGC contains:
- the LOC123715994 gene encoding uncharacterized protein LOC123715994, yielding MDRDSEMLFTNKDELVNTASIHYYWDLVINKYAILFFQYIISIIYTMYTRLTLFNTAIFFFKFAPTGIFMHKYIKQINRKSQERSRQQQNEIEDIQLQIQIVNTKISIQETEYAERIEELNKSTTRLRKGRAQVRSLIQSDDEIRHTINTGNIMEYESEITAQCSAVDCESLLKLLKGLESDQIVGCEKVKSGESLDDLATQENSIYSTISDSESTQDCNIKIVKVTNVYKVAYLKHYIKQTRLRRANRIAILKKKIDNVKKLLEDWQTTLNMVINSKLTLLSMNQQCFMTPQEAMGDGSQANYRDFSDSDSDFRNSNNNDNGPDEYSLSWAHNAYLHQRSMCRCDYDDYETAVSRESFEQEDSNEKYQQIKTDCKLSGPGYLVALPEETLSQMAIEEIRSEASEDGDCRDLVAM